The following proteins come from a genomic window of Acipenser ruthenus chromosome 44, fAciRut3.2 maternal haplotype, whole genome shotgun sequence:
- the LOC117398961 gene encoding CCAAT/enhancer-binding protein epsilon-like, with amino-acid sequence MSHVGRNAASFYNNNGSGGDGCYPESLVDLGSYLEPPPSPQSTNLHPHITDDPLGYSTSKNTFHYPPQAHSQPSLVGYHYPGSSFEDLLPRVGVIVTEGARGGDGKGQDGGRAALVAPHQGQVGGYLPQQSQLYQLSHSHCAQTGGGLSTSTGPPSVSSQLRLVRASSMKDMPPSVPYSHPQCPKHKKALKKDSVEYRLRRERNNIAVRKSRDKAKRRTLETQQRALEFMAENQRLRERADRLSQQLETLRNVLRELPPEAKRGIAASTLSGN; translated from the exons aTGTCCCACGTTGGCAGAAACGCGGCTTCCTTTTACAACAACAACGGCAGCGGGGGCGATGGCTGTTACCCCGAGAGTTTGGTGGACCTCGGCTCTTACCTCGAaccgcccccctccccccaatcCACCAACCTGCACCCCCACATCACAGATGACCCCCTGGGCTACTCGACTTCAAAAAACACCTTCCACTACccaccccaagcacacagccagcCCTCGCTGGTGGGATACCACTACCCGGGGTCCAGCTTCGAGGATCTGCTGCCCCGCGTGGGGGTCATAGTGACGGAGGGGGCGCGAGGAGGAGACGGCAAGGGACAGGACGGGGGCAGGGCTGCTCTTGTTGCCCCGCACCAGGGGCAAGTTGGAGGGTATTTGCCCCAGCAGAGTCAGCTGTACCAGCTGTCTCACTCTCACTGCGCGCAGACGGGAGGCGGTCTCAGCACCTCCACAGGGCCCCCCAGTGTCAGCTCGCAGCTGCGGCTCGTCAGG GCTTCTTCAATGAAAGACATGCCCCCCAGCGTCCCCTACTCCCACCCCCAGTGCCCCAAACACAAGAAGGCCCTGAAGAAGGATTCAGTGGAGTACCGGCTGAGGCGCGAGCGAAACAACATCGCGGTACGCAAGAGCCGAGACAAAGCCAAGCGCAGGACGCTGGAGACCCAGCAGAGGGCGCTTGAGTTCATGGCCGAGAACCAGCGGCTGCGGGAGAGAGCGGACAGGCTGAGCCAGCAGCTGGAAACGCTGCGCAACGTCCTCAGAGAGCTCCCCCCGGAGGCCAAGCGCGGTATTGCGGCCTCGACGCTGTCAGGGAATTAA